A region of Onychomys torridus chromosome 10, mOncTor1.1, whole genome shotgun sequence DNA encodes the following proteins:
- the Tlr6 gene encoding toll-like receptor 6, with amino-acid sequence MVMTLWDSCCNMTRDREPVLGSFHFLCILAFIVRSMIQFSEALEFVVDYSNRNLTHVPKDLPPRTKALNLSQNFILELQVSDVSFLPELRALRLSHNRIQRLDFGVFKFNPDLEYLDVSHNQLRNISCCPVLSLKHLDLSSNAFDVLPVYKEFGNLTKLSFLGLSATKFRHLDLLPIAHLHLNYVLLDLVGYHVKDGERESLQVLNTSALHLVFHPNSLFSVEVNISVNALGCLQLSNIKLNDGNCQTLITFLLELTRGPTLLNLTLHHMETTWKCLVQLFQFLWPRPVEYLNIYNLTIVERINNEIFVYSETVLKALTIEHVTTQVFIFSKDALYSLFAKMNIEMLTISDTPFIHMLCPPFPSTFVFLNFSQNVFTDSVFQGCSTLKRLETLILQKNGLKNLFKVGLMTKNMSSLETLDVSLNSLDSRAHEGTCTWAESILVLNLSSNVLTDSVFRCLPPKVKDLDLHNNRIMNIPQKIIKLEALQELNVASNSLMDLPGCGAFSSLSVLVIEHNLVSQPSSDFFQSCQNIRSITAGNNPFQCTCELREFVKNIGQVSGEVVEGWPDLYTCDSPASARGTPLQDFHMSPLSCNTVLLIVTIGVTLLVLAAIVAFLCLCFDLPWYLRMVFQWTQTRHRARNTPVEELQRDFQFHAFVSYSEHDSAWVKNELLPNLEKDGIQVCLHERNFVPGKSIVENIIHFIEKSYKSIFVLSPHFIQSEWCHYELYFAHHNLFHEGSDNLILILLEPIIQDNIPSRYHKLRALMAQRTYLEWPTEKSKHGLFWANLRASFIPKLMLVNEKDAKT; translated from the coding sequence ATGGTAATGACTCTTTGGGATAGCTGTTGCAACATGACCCGAGACAGAGAACCTGTTCTgggaagttttcattttctttgcatcCTGGCCTTCATAGTCAGAAGCATGATCCAGTTCTCTGAGGCACTTGAGTTCGTGGTAGACTATTCAAACAGGAACCTTACTCATGTCCCCAAAGACCTGCCACCAAGAACAAAAGCCTTAAATCTGTCTCAAAACTTTATACTTGAGCTTCAGGTGTCTGATGTCAGCTTTCTGCCAGAGCTGAGGGCTCTGAGACTCTCCCATAACAGAATCCAGAGACTTGATTTTGGTGTGTTCAAGTTCAACCCAGATTTAGAGTACCTGGATGTCTCCCACAACCAGTTGCGGAACATCTCTTGCTGTCCTGTGCTGAGCTTGAAGCATTTAGACCTCTCATCTAATGCCTTTGACGTGCTGCCTGTGTATAAAGAGTTTGGCAACTTGACGAAGCTGAGTTTCTTGGGATTAAGTGCCACAAAGTTCCGACACCTGGATCTGCTGCCAATTGCTCACTTGCACCTAAACTACGTTCTTCTGGACTTAGTGGGCTATCATGTAAAAGATGGCGAGAGAGAAAGTCTTCAGGTTCTGAACACCAGTGCTCTCCACTTGGTCTTTCATCCAAATAGCTTGTTCTCTGTGGAAGTGAACATATCTGTGAATGCCTTAGGATGTTTACAACTGAGCAATATTAAATTGAATGATGGAAACTGTCAAAcgttaattacatttttattagaaCTCACCAGAGGTCCAACCTTATTAAATCTGACTCTCCACCACATGGAAACAACCTGGAAATGTTTGGTTCAACTTTTCCAATTCCTTTGGCCCCGACCGGTGGAGTACCTCAACATTTACAACTTAACGATAGTTGAAAGAATCaataatgaaatttttgtttacTCAGAGACTGTACTGAAGGCATTGACTATCGAGCATGTGACAACCCAGGTGTTCATCTTTTCAAAGGACGCATTGTACTCTTTGTTTGCTAAGATGAACATCGAGATGCTGACCATCTCAGACACACCGTTCATCCACATgctctgccctccattcccaagcACATTTGTGTTTCTGAACTTCAGCCAGAATGTTTTCACTGACAGTGTTTTTCAAGGCTGTTCCACCTTAAAGAGATTGGAGACACTTATCTTACAAAAGAACGGCTTGAAGAACCTTTTCAAGGTAGGTCTCATGACTAAGAATATGTCCTCTCTAGAAACTCTGGACGTTAGTCTGAATTCCTTGGACTCTCGTGCACATGAAGGAACATGCACTTGGGCTGAGAGCATATTGGTGCTAAATTTGTCTTCGAATGTACTTACTGATTCTGTCTTCAGATGCTTGCCTCCGAAGGTCAAGGACCTTGACCTTCATAACAACAGAATAATGAACATCCCTCAAAAAATTATTAAACTAGAAGCTTTGCAGGAACTCAACGTTGCATCCAATTCTTTAATGGACCTTCCTGGATGCGGGGCCTTCAGCAGCCTCTCTGTGCTGGTCATTGAGCATAATTTAGTTTCCCAACCTTCATCAGATTTCTTCCAGAGCTGTCAGAATATTAGGTCCATAACAGCAGGGAACAACCCATTCCAATGTACATGTGAGCTGAGAGAATTTGTCAAAAACATAGGCCAAGTGTCAGGAGAAGTGGTAGAGGGCTGGCCTGATTTGTACACGTGTGACTCCCCAGCAAGCGCTAGGGGGACCCCACTGCAGGACTTCCACATGTCTCCATTGTCCTGCAATACTGTTCTGCTGATTGTCACCATCGGGGTCACTTTGCTGGTGTTGGCTGCCATCGtggctttcctctgcctctgctttgatCTGCCCTGGTATCTGAGGATGGTGTTTCAGTGGACACAGACCCGGCACAGGGCCAGGAACACCCCTGTAGAGGAACTCCAGAGGGATTTCCAGTTTCACGCTTTTGTCTCATACAGTGAGCATGATTCTGCCTGGGTGAAGAATGAATTACTCCCAAACCTAGAGAAAGATGGCATACAGGTTTGCCTCCATGAGAGAAACTTTGTCCCTGGCAAGAGCATTGTGGAGAATATCATCCATTTCATCGAGAAGAGTTACAAGTCCATTTTCGTGTTGTCTCCTCACTTCATCCAGAGTGAGTGGTGCCATTATGAACTCTACTTTGCACACCACAATCTCTTCCATGAAGGGTCTGACAACTTAATCCTGATCTTGCTGGAGCCCATCATCCAGGACAACATTCCCAGCAGGTACCACAAGCTGCGGGCTCTCATGGCACAGCGCACTTACTTGGAGTggcctacagagaagagcaaacatGGGCTCTTTTGGGCCAACCTTAGAGCTTCTTTTATTCCAAAGTTAATGTTAGTCAACGAAAAAGATGCAAAGACGTGA
- the Tlr1 gene encoding toll-like receptor 1 has translation MTKTNSIIFYFIVVLELILTEIQLSDGSELIIRRPRANLTHVPKDLPLATTTLDISQNNISVLQASDIILLLKLRVLMMSYNRLQCLDIGVFKFNPELEYLDLSHNELRVISCHSTANFKHLDLSFNAFDALPICKEFGDMSQLEFLGLSGTKLQNSSVQPIAHLNMSKVLLVLGDTYGEKEDPGSLQHISTRILHIVFPVKREFNFILDVSVSTVVNLELSNIKCVVEDSEASYFLRALSKLGKNERLSNLTLNNVETTWNSFMGILQCVWHTPVKYFSISNMKLQGELEPRDFNYSDTSLKALSIYQVVSNAFSLSQNYLYSIFSNMNIQNFTVSGTRMLHMLCPSQVSPFQHLDFTDNLLTDLVFKDCRNLIELKTLILQKNQLKKLENTILMSAEMTSLQELDISQNSLSYGGGGSLCSWTQSLLVLNLSSNMLTDSVFRCLPPKVKVLDLHNNRIMSIPKDVTHLQALQELNVASNSLTDLPGCGAFSSLSVLVIEHNLVSHPSADFFQSCQKIRSITAGNNPFQCTCELREFVKNMGQVSGEVVEGWPDLYTCDSPASARGTPLQDFHMSPLSCNTVLLIVTIGVTLLVLAAIVAFLCLCFDLPWYLRMVFQWTQTRHRARNTPVEELQRDFQFHAFVSYSGHDSAWVKNELLPNLEKDGIRVCLHERNFVPGKSIVENIIHFIEKSYKSIFVLSPHFIQSEWCHYELCFAHHNLFHEGSDNLILILLEPIPQYSIPSNYHKLKTLMARRTYLEWPTEKSKHGLFWANLRAAINVKLVNQAEAMCHIQR, from the coding sequence ATGACTAAAACAAATTCCATCATCTTCTATTTTATCGTTGTCTTAGAACTGATACTTACCGAAATCCAGTTATCTGATGGAAGTGAGCTCATCATTAGAAGGCCAAGAGCAAACCTCACCCATGTGCCCAAAGACCTACCCTTGGCAACAACTACTTTAGATATATCACAAAACAATATATCTGTACTTCAGGCTTCTGACATCATCTTGTTGTTGAAGCTGAGGGTCTTGATGATGTCCTACAACAGACTCCAGTGTCTTGATATTGGTGTCTTCAAATTCAACCCGGAACTGGAATATTTGGATTTGTCCCACAATGAGTTAAGGGTGATTTCTTGCCACTCAACAGCCAACTTCAAGCACTTAGACCTCTCCTTCAATGCATTTGATGCCCTGCCCATATGCAAGGAGTTTGGTGACATGTCCCAACTAGAATTTCTAGGACTGAGTGGTACTAAGTTACAAAATTCAAGTGTGCAGCCGATTGCTCATTTGAATATGAGTAAGGTTTTGCTGGTTTTAGGAGACACTTATGGGGAAAAAGAAGACCCCGGGAGTCTTCAGCACATCAGCACTAGGATCCTGCATATTGTTTTCCCTGTGAAAagagaatttaattttattctggATGTATCGGTCAGCACTGTAGTCAATTTGGAACTATCTAACATCAAGTGTGTAGTTGAAGACAGCGAGGCCTCTTATTTCTTAAGGGCTTTGTCAAAGCTTGGAAAGAATGAGAGACTATCAAACCTTACCTTAAACAACGTTGAAACAACATGGAATTCCTTCATGGGCATCCTCCAGTGTGTATGGCATACACCCGTAAAGTATTTCTCAATTTCAAACATGAAACTACAAGGTGAACTTGAGCCAAGAGATTTCAATTATTCTGACACTTCTTTGAAGGCTTTGTCAATATATCAAGTTGTCAGTAATGCGTTCAGTTTATCACAAAATTACCTATACAGTATCTTTTCCAATATGAACATCCAAAACTTCACAGTGTCTGGAACACGCATGCTTCACATGCTTTGTCCATCCCAAGTCAGCCCATTCCAGCATTTGGACTTTACAGATAACCTCTTAACAGACTTGGTTTTTAAAGACTGTAGAAACTTGATTGAATTGAAAACACTTATTTTACAAAAGAACCAGTTAAAGAAACTTGAAAACACAATTCTTATGTCTGCGGAGATGACATCTCTTCAAGAGCTCGACATTAGCCAGAATTCTCTAAGCTATGGTGGGGGGGGAAGCCTGTGCTCCTGGACTCAGAGCTTGCTAGTTTTAAATTTGTCTTCAAATATGCTCACTGACTCTGTTTTCAGATGCTTACCTCCCAAGGTTAAGGTCCTTGACcttcacaacaacagaataaTGAGCATCCCCAAAGATGTCACCCACCTGCAAGCTTTGCAGGAACTCAACGTTGCATCCAATTCTTTGACGGACCTTCCTGGATGCGGGGCCTTCAGCAGCCTCTCTGTGCTGGTCATTGAGCATAATTTAGTTTCCCACCCCTCAGCAGATTTCTTCCAGAGCTGTCAGAAGATTAGGTCCATAACAGCAGGGAACAACCCATTCCAATGTACATGTGAGCTGAGAGAATTTGTCAAAAACATGGGCCAAGTGTCAGGAGAAGTGGTAGAGGGCTGGCCTGATTTGTACACGTGTGACTCCCCAGCAAGCGCTAGGGGGACCCCACTGCAGGACTTCCACATGTCTCCATTGTCCTGCAATACTGTTCTGCTGATTGTCACCATCGGGGTCACTTTGCTGGTGTTGGCTGCCATCGtggctttcctctgcctctgctttgatCTGCCCTGGTATCTGAGGATGGTGTTTCAGTGGACACAGACCCGGCACAGGGCCAGGAACACCCCTGTAGAAGAACTCCAGAGGGATTTCCAGTTTCATGCTTTTGTCTCATACAGTGGGCACGATTCTGCCTGGGTGAAGAATGAATTACTCCCAAACCTAGAGAAAGATGGCATACGGGTTTGCCTCCATGAGAGAAACTTTGTCCCTGGCAAGAGCATTGTGGAGAATATCATCCATTTCATCGAGAAGAGTTACAAGTCCATTTTCGTGTTGTCTCCTCACTTCATCCAGAGTGAGTGGTGCCATTATGAACTCTGCTTTGCACACCACAATCTCTTCCATGAAGGGTCTGACAACTTAATCCTGATCTTGCTGGAGCCCATTCCACAGTACTCTATCCCTAGCAACTACCACAAGCTTAAAACTCTCATGGCACGAAGGACTTACTTGGAGTggcctacagagaagagcaaacatGGACTTTTTTGGGCAAACCTAAGAGCAGCCATTAATGTCAAGCTGGTTAACCAAGCGGAAGCCATGTGTCACATACAGAGATAA